Proteins from a genomic interval of Watersipora subatra chromosome 10, tzWatSuba1.1, whole genome shotgun sequence:
- the LOC137406494 gene encoding uncharacterized protein, whose product MKGLTVVVALTLAYVASVNAAVFLGDFDECSCNGNNTIILSADSCHQITCKEDGNGTFGIFESCGVVDIQLTPEQIRQGCVVIERTVTASVRYPDCCGKFVECPEEWHTGYRKAERKFFRRFFNGSAITGY is encoded by the exons ATGAAAGGTTTAACAGTAGTGGTTGCTCTAACCCTGGCTTATGTAGCATCAGTAAATGCTGCAGTCTTTTTGGGGGACTTTGATG AGTGCAGCTGCAATGGAAACAACACCATCATCTTATCAGCTGATTCCTGTCATCAGATTACATGTAAAGAGGATGGAAATGGAACATTTGGAATCTTTGAATC ATGTGGTGTGGTGGATATCCAGCTAACTCCTGAACAGATTCGACAAGGCTGTGTAGTGATAGAAAGAACAGTGACTGCATCTGTGAGATACCCAGATTGCTGTGGAAAGTTTGTAGAATGTCCAGAGGAGTGGCACACCGGTTACAGAAAAGCGGAACGAAAATTCTTTAGAAGATTTTTCAATGGTTCAGCCATAACTGGTTACTAA